From a single Rutidosis leptorrhynchoides isolate AG116_Rl617_1_P2 chromosome 5, CSIRO_AGI_Rlap_v1, whole genome shotgun sequence genomic region:
- the LOC139847730 gene encoding protein CDC73 homolog, giving the protein MDPLTALREMTMRNELDKIIRVNNEYRFNSLYSFPCTIETAYRSKQGNLYTLETLVYFIKNVNVKHHDYIRNAGTQKIPAVTLLDRKPLVDYLQGRITSTDAIEYLHDYPNLNALPNDELQPVVNDEPRVRVIENPIDLIRAIERPLKDRETVLECRHRDFYSVLTAATKRDEERQRMESQQRKDGLVAKNKIDRGFGDELGLGFDGQKLNGSKLGDGVPIILVPSASQTLITIYNVKEFLEDGVFIPTDVKMKQMKGPKPECVTVLKKFSSRDRVVTAYEVRDKPSALKADEWGRVVAVFVLGKEWQFKDWPFKDHVEIFNKILGFYMRFEDDSVESAKIVKQWNVKIISISKNKRHQDRAAALDVWDRLEEFVRARSRS; this is encoded by the exons ATGGATCCCTTAACAGCACTTCGTGAGATGACAATGAGAAACGAGCTCGACAAAATCATCCGAGTCAATAACGAGTACCGATTCAACTCACTCTACTCGTTCCCCTGCACAATCGAAACTGCTTACAGATCAAAACAAGGTAATCTCTACACACTCGAAACCCTAGTTTACTTTATTAAAAACGTCAACGTCAAGCATCACGATTACATACGTAACGCCGGCACACAGAAGATTCCGGCCGTCACACTTCTCGATCGTAAACCGTTAGTTGACTACTTACAAGGTAGAATCACATCAACTGATGCAATTGAATACTTGCATGATTACCCTAACTTAAATGCCCTACCTAATGATGAGTTACAACCTGTTGTAAACGATGAACCTAGGGTTAGGGTTATTGAAAACCCTATCGATTTGATTAGAGCGATTGAGCGGCCGTTAAAGGATCGTGAAACGGTTTTGGAATGTAGGCATAGAGATTTTTACAGCGTGCTTACGGCCGCGACAAAACGTGATGAGGAACGGCAGCGAATGGAGTCGCAACAGCGGAAGGATGGATTAGTTGCTAAAAATAAGATTGATAGAGGTTTTGGCGATGAGTTAGGTTTAGGGTTCGACGGGCAGAAATTGAATGGGAGTAAGCTTGGTGACGGGGTGCCGATTATTTTGGTGCCGTCTGCTTCGCAGACATTGATTACGATATATAACGTGAAGGAGTTTTTGGAAGATGGAGTGTTTATACCTACTGATGTGAAGATGAAACAGATGAAAGGGCCGAAACCAGAGTGTGTGACTGTGTTGAAGAAGTTTAGTAGTAGGGATAGGGTTGTGACTGCTTATGAGGTGAGAGATAAACCGTCTGCGTTGAAAGCGGATGAATGGGGACGAGTTGTGGCTGTTTTTGTTTTGGGGAAAGAATGGCAGTTTAAAGATTGGCCGTTTAAAGACCATGTTGAGATCTTCAATAAAA TTCTTGGATTTTACATGCGTTTTGAGGATGATAGTGTCGAGTCTGCAAAGATTGTGAAGCAGTGGAATGTGAAAATTATATCG ATAAGCAAGAACAAGAGACACCAGGACAGAGCTGCTGCACTTGACGTTTGGGACAGACTGGAAGAATTTGTTCGAGCACGCTCACGTTCTTAA
- the LOC139850636 gene encoding signal peptidase complex-like protein DTM1: MADDGALRKSLVCLAVIMVIIGLYTHSLKKTLATYIFGMFGIGGIVLPDWEFFDRPVSEWTSPLSVPQSMLPPHSTPSPSRFRFYPIRTIIYTIVYGYAFYKWWMYIST, translated from the exons ATGGCAGATGATGGAGCATTGAGGAAATCTCTGGTATGTTTAGCTGTAATAATGGTGATAATAGGATTATACACACATTCATTGAAGAAAACATTGGctacatatatttttgggatgttTGGAATTGGAGGAATTGTTCTTCCTGATTGGGAGTTTTTCGATCGTCCTGTTTCGGAATGGACTTCTCCATTATCTGTTCCTCAATCAATGCTTCCTCCTCACTCAACTCCATCTCCATCAAG GTTTAGATTCTACCCGATAAGAACAATAATATACACAATTGTATACGGGTATGCGTTCTATAAATGGTGGATGTACATATCAACATAA
- the LOC139848080 gene encoding annexin Gh1-like, whose product MSTITIPAEVPPVSEDVERLHKAFEGWGTNEGLIIEILSHRNAEQRKLIRHTYCETYNQELLKVLDKELSRDFERIVLLWTLDPSERDAFLVNEATKKGDKCNQVIVEVACTRSSNDLLLAKKAYHDRYQKSIEEDVAHHTTGDFRKLLWPLVTSYRYKGDEVDMTLAKTEAKLLHDKITEKCYSDDDFIRILTTRSKQQINATLNHYKNEFGQDINKNLKDDPNDEFLKILRATIKCLTNPAKYFEKVLRLAIDRKGTDETALTRVVATRAEYDMKGIKEEYKKRSSVSLDEAIAKDTRGDYEDMLIALIGSTEA is encoded by the exons ATGTCGACGATCACCATTCCGGCAGAAGTTCCTCCGGTCTCCGAGGATGTTGAGCGACTGCATAAAGCTTTTGAAG GATGGGGAACAAATGAGGGTTTGATCATTGAGATATTATCTCATAGAAATGCGGAACAACGCAAGCTTATTCGACACACTTACTGTGAGACGTACAATCAAGAACTACTTAAAGTACTTGACAAAGAACTTTCACGTGACTTCGAG AGAATCGTTCTCCTTTGGACACTTGATCCATCTGAACGTGATGCGTTTTTGGTCAACGAAGCAACAAAGAAAGGAGATAAATGTAATCAAGTTATTGTTGAAGTAGCTTGTACCAGATCTTCAAATGATTTGCTTCTTGCTAAGAAAGCCTATCATGATCGTTATCAGAAATCTATTGAAGAAGATGTTGCACATCACACGACCGGGGACTTTCGAAAG CTGTTGTGGCCTTTAGTGACGAGTTACAGGTACAAAGGAGATGAAGTGGACATGACACTTGCAAAAACAGAAGCTAAGCTACTTCATGATAAAATCACAGAAAAATGTTATAGTGATGACGATTTCATTAGAATTCTTACCACAAGAAGCAAACAACAGATTAATGCAACGCTTAATCATTACAAAAATGAGTTTGGACAAGACATTAACAAG AATCTGAAAGACGACCCAAATGATGAGTTTTTAAAGATACTACGAGCCACGATAAAGTGCTTGACGAACCCTGCAAAGTACTTTGAGAAAGTATTGAGGCTAGCTATTGATAGAAAAGGGACGGATGAAACTGCACTCACGAGGGTTGTTGCTACGCGAGCTGAATACGACATGAAAGGCATTAAAGAAGAGTATAAAAAGAGGAGCAGTGTCTCTTTAGATGAAGCCATCGCTAAAGATACTAGAGGAGACTATGAGGACATGCTTATCGCTCTCATTGGTTCTACAGAGGCGTAA